The Ailuropoda melanoleuca isolate Jingjing chromosome 4, ASM200744v2, whole genome shotgun sequence region ATTGAATTAAGGTtgagaataatgaaaaattgtttttccaAAAAGTAGCAATTAGGCCTAGTATCAACAATATATGTTATTTATGatgtttctttctcctcattATGTTTTCTCTGGTGTTGAAGAAGCTGTGAGCTATAACGATAGGCTTTCCCACACTCActacatttatagggtttctccTTAGTGTGGGTTCTCAAATGTAGAATAACTTGAGAAGTCTGCCTGAAGGtttttccacattcattacatttatagggtttctctcctgtgtgaactCTCTGATGATCGACAAGGTTTCGATTAGAAGTaaaagctttcccacattcattacatttgtaaggtttctctctaCGGTGAAGTCTCTGATGTTCACTAAGTGTCTTCCttaaaatgaaagcttttccACACTCATCACACTCGTAAGGCTTCTCCcctgtatgaattctctgatggtCCATAATCTTTGTATTAGAAACACATGTTTTCCCACACTCCTTACATTTGTaaactgtttttcctttgtgCATTCTTTGATGCTGAGTAAGGTTTGAACTACGgctaaaggctttcccacactcgATACAAGTGTagggcttctccccagtgtgaaCTCTATGATGTGAAATAAGACCTGAACTCCgactaaaggctttcccacactcctTACATTTATAAGTTTTCTCCCCACTATGGATTCCCTGGTGCCGAATGAGGTGTGACTTACCACTgaaagatttcccacattcactgcatgTGTAGGGCTTCAGTCCAGTGTGGGTTCTCCGATGAACAACAAGGTTGGAGCTATGactgaaggcttttccacactCCTTACActtatagggtttctctcctgtgtggatTCTCTCATGTACTATAAGATTTGCACTCTgactaaaggctttcccacactcaaTACATACATACTGTTTCTTCTCAGCCTGAATTCTCATGTTTGTTGCAGGATCCAAGCACTGACTACCATCTTTTTCAGACTCTTGCTCACTCACTTCTGTAAGTGTTTTGTTGTCTTTAACTGTCTTATGCCTGAAGCCCCTtgtctttctcctcattttctcttgcttGAAGCATCACAGTGGCCTGTtgaatcttctctttctcttcagagGAGCTTTCTAAATTTTTACTTCCCTGGCAACACCTCTGTGGAGTTCTCTTGAAAGTGTGAGGTTCTGATTTTTCAGGAATGATACTTTGGAATTAACACCTCCTCAGTCCCAATTCCACCGTCtgacagaagaaacagaaattgaacATGTCACCTACTCTCTATCCAAAGATAACCAGCATGTGGTATACTACAGGGTCTCACATGGAAGAGGAAGTGTTCAAAGACAGGGGGAACTGATcaaaaataagatgagaaaaataagggtAGACTCAGAGGCCAAGGTAAGGGCTTAGGGAATGATAGGAGGGGAACCCAACAGGTCCAGCATCAGGATAAGCAACAAGTAATATAAAATCCACCCTGGTTTCCTCCTGTCTCACATTCTACTCCCAGAATTGGAGCCATCAAACTCCTCATCTGGTTCCTAGAAAAAATGACCTGAAAGATCCTTAGTTCAGTAGCTCTTCAAAAGAGGTTGGCTTTTAGTTCTTGCTGACCTATTCCCCTAATACCAATGATACAATGGCTGGCACAGATTAGATGCTCAAGAATTGTTTCATAGATCAGTAACTGGGATTGTCTTAGGGTATGACTAAGATTTCATCTTTTGCTCTAAGTCCAGGTATGAGGCCCCTGTCTACATCTCTGTTCTTAAGCCCTGTCTTAATAAGGGATAACACTGTTCTTCCAGTACCAGAGCCTATTGGAGCCTAGTCACACCATAGCCTACTCTGTAGGGATTGCTATGTAACTGGATTCAGCCGCATGCACTCATTCAGTCTGTCTGCTTCTCACCAAGCTATCACTGTAACAAGCTATCACCCAATCTACTATGCAAACCTGAAAGGCTGAGTTGGGGAACAGGGCTAGCTAAAGCATGTTAGGGTAAGGCCATGGTCTCATAAGACTTTGCATGGTATAATGGTTAAGTATCTAACATTGGCAAAAGCGTGAAAGTAGGGGACAGCAACAACCGAAAGGGGTCAATACATGAAACCGACGTCAGGAAAAAGTAGGAACTAGCATACCTCAAATCTGGAGGGGATTGgggtcataaaagaaaaagaaagatgactcCATGATACTAATGCAATAATTAATATTCCTTTTACTATGTTCCTCTTCAAACCTGACGTTATTTATAATATACAGGGTTACAAATATACGATAGATATAATTTTGCATCCTACCATATGTAATTTTCCACACTGCTATTTAGTCATCATAAGATCACTTTATGACTCTCTAATACACTACCAATTGAATTCATTACAATTTACTTATAATTTTGCTAGTGTTAGATTTTTTTGATCCCTGTGGTTTAACCACTTCAATAATGTTATCATAATCACTTTACACAGTTTTCTTCCTACTGAAATAGGATAAAAGTTCCACAAAGGAGTTAGTGGGTCAGAGAGAATTAAATTGTTTTGCAGTACTGGCTATCACTTTTCAAAAGAGTTTGACCAGTTTCCACTGTCCCACCGCTTTTTGGTAAGCTGAGTCACACTCTCTGAAGGAGAAGCATGTCCAATAATGAGTACTCAGGACcagcaagaaaggaagagaacttCCAACTGAGGTTAGAGTTCATATTTCAGGAATATAGGTGCCACGGATGCCATACAGGGACACGTATATACAAATCTGTGCTCAAGATAtaaaggggaggcagagaaagcagTGGTAGGGGGGTGGATTCGTGCCAGAATTCTGAAGCAAACTCACATCCAGCTGTTGCTACCTCTCCTAATCAAAGAGGAGGAAACTCAGTGAGAAGCCAGGGGACTGCAGAGCAGAGTAGAACAGTAAGTGAAGCCATTTCCAGAGTTCTCTGAGAAAGTTGATGGttctttctgagtttcttttccatttgcaaTCTTCTCTGAAACTCTTTCCTTCATACAAGTCTTAAAGTAGTAATTATTGAGCATTCTACTCTGTACACATTTCTGCTTTAGATCTAacagggaaaattttaaaaagcattataacagaaaagtagaaaataactatttgtggtatgaatgaatggatggatgaacaggtgggtaaatttatatatatataaaggccTCTCATTTTGCTAGCAAA contains the following coding sequences:
- the ZNF660 gene encoding zinc finger protein 660 encodes the protein MRRKTRGFRHKTVKDNKTLTEVSEQESEKDGSQCLDPATNMRIQAEKKQYVCIECGKAFSQSANLIVHERIHTGEKPYKCKECGKAFSHSSNLVVHRRTHTGLKPYTCSECGKSFSGKSHLIRHQGIHSGEKTYKCKECGKAFSRSSGLISHHRVHTGEKPYTCIECGKAFSRSSNLTQHQRMHKGKTVYKCKECGKTCVSNTKIMDHQRIHTGEKPYECDECGKAFILRKTLSEHQRLHRREKPYKCNECGKAFTSNRNLVDHQRVHTGEKPYKCNECGKTFRQTSQVILHLRTHTKEKPYKCSECGKAYRYSSQLLQHQRKHNEEKETS